A single region of the Hyphomicrobiales bacterium genome encodes:
- a CDS encoding O-antigen/teichoic acid export membrane protein — protein MLLFLAARVLSAVGNLVALAIFSRMAGPVTYGEYLLIFAWTSIVYGFSTQWMRFAFFGVYRREAAGDYIASFGVLLSAALIGVAIVLSGLWVAGIAGSEFLSAVFILLVSMAGYEALLEISRTRLKAGTVAVLMLLRAGLVIVFGAAALTMTGSAVSLALAVALAHAGAAIPGIMAIRDVQLAPSRHAMRSLVVYGWPLLISFGVMAVGQSVDRLLLAHFGGAGALGPYGVVADFLRQAFMVVGESIAMALVTVAKLHANAGEREDTDRVLRHAFNACMATAAFGAVFFLVFGDVVVRLLVGEAFYEPTRTQIPLFAIAFGFMTMRNFYFAQVIYFSSASHLELVVSLVFVATSALLAALLIPFEGAMGAAIALMSAHVVACVLFVVLGRRHYRMPVDKKGFVVISLMALATLVADVAIQHFITAPMLAMTAKALVFAAAGGAVILRFNLLHLSRPRREGEA, from the coding sequence ATGCTGCTTTTCCTTGCCGCGCGCGTTCTGTCGGCGGTCGGCAATCTGGTCGCCCTCGCCATCTTCTCGCGGATGGCAGGCCCCGTGACCTATGGTGAATATCTCCTGATCTTCGCCTGGACGAGCATCGTCTACGGCTTCTCCACGCAATGGATGCGCTTCGCGTTTTTCGGCGTGTATCGGCGCGAAGCCGCCGGAGATTATATCGCCTCCTTCGGCGTCTTGTTGAGTGCAGCGCTCATCGGCGTCGCCATCGTGCTGTCCGGGCTGTGGGTTGCGGGGATCGCCGGGTCGGAATTCCTCTCGGCAGTGTTCATCCTGCTGGTCAGCATGGCGGGTTACGAGGCTTTGCTGGAGATCAGCCGCACGCGGCTGAAGGCCGGCACGGTGGCCGTGCTCATGCTGTTGCGCGCAGGCTTGGTCATTGTCTTCGGTGCGGCCGCGCTGACGATGACAGGCAGCGCTGTCTCCCTCGCCCTGGCCGTCGCGCTGGCCCATGCCGGCGCCGCCATCCCGGGCATCATGGCCATCCGCGACGTGCAGCTCGCGCCGAGCAGGCACGCCATGCGCTCGTTGGTCGTCTACGGCTGGCCGCTCCTCATATCCTTCGGTGTGATGGCCGTGGGCCAAAGCGTCGACCGCCTGTTGCTCGCCCATTTCGGCGGCGCGGGCGCGCTTGGCCCCTACGGCGTCGTCGCCGACTTCCTGCGGCAGGCCTTCATGGTCGTTGGCGAATCGATCGCCATGGCGCTCGTGACGGTTGCCAAGCTGCATGCCAATGCCGGCGAGCGTGAAGACACTGACCGGGTCTTGCGTCATGCCTTCAATGCCTGCATGGCGACGGCCGCCTTTGGTGCGGTGTTCTTCCTCGTTTTCGGGGACGTCGTCGTGCGGCTGCTCGTCGGCGAGGCGTTCTATGAGCCCACGCGCACACAGATCCCCCTGTTCGCGATCGCCTTCGGCTTCATGACGATGCGCAACTTCTATTTCGCGCAGGTCATCTATTTCTCGAGCGCCAGCCATCTTGAACTCGTCGTGTCGCTTGTCTTCGTGGCAACGTCCGCCCTGCTTGCCGCGCTCCTGATTCCCTTCGAGGGCGCCATGGGTGCGGCGATCGCGCTGATGTCGGCGCATGTCGTTGCCTGTGTCCTCTTCGTGGTCCTCGGTCGCCGGCATTATCGCATGCCGGTGGATAAGAAAGGCTTTGTCGTCATCAGCCTGATGGCGCTGGCGACGCTGGTCGCGGATGTCGCCATCCAGCACTTCATCACTGCCCCCATGCTGGCGATGACAGCCAAGGCGCTGGTTTTCGCTGCCGCGGGCGGAGCGGTCATCCTGCGCTTCAACCTGCTGCACCTCTCGCGCCCACGGAGAGAGGGGGAAGCGTAG
- a CDS encoding Glycosyltransferase involved in cell wall biosynthesis yields the protein MKVLQILHTDEIGGIQTLAHMIEQGLVQHGVDVETAIMFPRPFMPAKDKIVAAIAMARRIMAGGFDALIAYQATASILVGTAGRLGGYKNRIVHQTAIPGETAPFVRWLDRFVGTTGGYTANIANSVFTQSEFAHYPVTYRRDLRLIEHGLDAPHPSLTMAEARQRFNLPATGKLILNVGRLVDQKNQDVLIKSLPALPGASLVIAGDGPKRAHIEALAREFGVQERLILLGNVTPGDVPDLFAAADVFAFPSVWETFGLAAVEAAMVGLPAVVADLDVLREVLATGEIAPIRFANPHDVKRWKDALAQMLRNPPPPAVRREAARAVTAKYARERMVGSYLDLLQVAH from the coding sequence ATGAAAGTCCTGCAAATCCTCCATACCGACGAGATCGGCGGCATCCAGACCCTGGCCCATATGATCGAGCAGGGCCTTGTCCAGCATGGGGTTGATGTCGAAACCGCGATCATGTTCCCGCGCCCGTTCATGCCCGCGAAGGATAAAATCGTGGCGGCGATCGCCATGGCACGCCGCATCATGGCCGGCGGCTTTGACGCGCTCATCGCCTATCAGGCGACTGCGTCGATACTTGTCGGCACGGCTGGGCGGCTGGGCGGCTACAAGAACAGAATCGTTCATCAGACCGCCATCCCCGGGGAGACTGCGCCATTCGTGCGATGGCTGGACCGTTTCGTCGGCACCACCGGCGGCTACACCGCCAATATCGCCAATTCCGTTTTCACGCAGAGCGAATTCGCCCACTACCCGGTCACTTATCGGCGCGACCTCCGGCTGATCGAGCACGGCCTCGATGCGCCGCACCCCAGCCTGACGATGGCGGAGGCGCGCCAACGGTTCAACTTGCCGGCGACCGGCAAGCTGATCCTCAATGTCGGACGCCTTGTCGATCAGAAAAACCAGGACGTTCTCATCAAGTCCCTGCCGGCCCTGCCGGGCGCCTCGCTCGTGATCGCGGGGGACGGCCCGAAGCGCGCGCATATCGAGGCGCTCGCCCGCGAGTTCGGCGTTCAGGAGAGATTGATCCTGCTTGGAAACGTCACACCGGGTGATGTGCCTGACCTGTTCGCCGCGGCTGATGTCTTCGCCTTTCCATCCGTCTGGGAAACATTCGGGCTTGCCGCGGTGGAGGCAGCGATGGTCGGCCTGCCCGCGGTGGTTGCCGATCTGGATGTGCTGCGCGAGGTGCTCGCGACCGGCGAAATAGCCCCCATCCGTTTCGCCAACCCCCATGACGTCAAGCGCTGGAAGGATGCCCTCGCGCAGATGCTCCGCAACCCTCCCCCGCCCGCAGTACGGCGGGAAGCCGCCCGCGCGGTCACCGCGAAATATGCCCGCGAACGCATGGTCGGTTCCTATCTCGACCTTCTGCAAGTCGCGCATTGA